A part of Kitasatospora acidiphila genomic DNA contains:
- a CDS encoding GntR family transcriptional regulator gives MSSDGGTTAQLPEAGALPAQAGNGGEPAAARVPKYYGLKRHLLQLTETQPAGTPVPPERALAAQFDTSRTTVRQALQELVVEGRLERIQGKGTFVAKPKVAQALQLTSYTEDMRAQGLEPTSRLIEVGYITADDRLAPLLDIRPGGRVLRIERLRLANGDPMAIEVAHLSAKRFPALRRNLVKHNSLYAALREVYGVVVAEAEETIETTLANPREAGLLGSDVGLPMLQLSRHSFDAEGSPVEWVRSIYRGDRYKFITRLQRPS, from the coding sequence ATGAGCAGCGACGGGGGCACCACGGCCCAGCTCCCCGAGGCGGGGGCCTTGCCCGCGCAGGCCGGCAACGGGGGCGAGCCCGCGGCGGCGCGCGTGCCCAAGTACTACGGGCTGAAGCGGCACCTGCTGCAGCTCACCGAGACCCAGCCGGCCGGCACCCCGGTGCCGCCGGAGCGGGCGCTCGCCGCGCAGTTCGACACCTCCCGCACCACCGTGCGGCAGGCGTTGCAGGAACTGGTGGTCGAGGGCCGGCTGGAGCGGATCCAGGGCAAGGGCACCTTCGTGGCCAAGCCCAAGGTCGCCCAGGCGCTCCAGCTGACCTCCTACACCGAGGACATGCGGGCCCAGGGCCTGGAGCCGACCTCCCGGCTGATCGAGGTCGGCTACATCACGGCGGACGACCGGCTGGCGCCACTGCTGGACATCCGGCCCGGCGGCCGGGTGCTGCGGATCGAGCGTCTGCGACTGGCCAACGGCGACCCGATGGCGATCGAGGTCGCGCACCTGTCGGCCAAGCGGTTCCCGGCGCTGCGGCGCAACCTGGTCAAGCACAACTCGCTCTACGCCGCGCTGCGCGAGGTCTACGGCGTGGTGGTGGCCGAGGCCGAGGAGACCATCGAGACCACGCTGGCCAACCCGCGCGAGGCCGGGCTGCTCGGCTCGGACGTCGGGCTGCCGATGCTGCAGCTCTCCCGGCACTCCTTCGACGCCGAGGGCTCGCCGGTGGAGTGGGTGCGCTCGATCTACCGCGGTGATCGGTACAAGTTCATCACCCGGCTGCAGCGGCCCAGCTGA
- a CDS encoding phytanoyl-CoA dioxygenase family protein, producing the protein MPTPDRYLHRAATDRPYFSADGEAYLAQTPLRDIRKDLPLRVLSAQDFAFWQDYGYVVVREAIPTDAARQLLDFAWEFQGLDPARPDTWYQDRPFRDELDRHLHVYGFVEAYHHQLIWDSRQTQRVYDAFVDVWDCEELWVTLDRLNLNPPNVGNRDRTLIEPTDTGFDIELHWDVDTTLGVPPQRVQGIIALADSAPELGGFQCDPELFHRFDRWKLDQPADRDPIRPAVDRAEFPVVRPELKAGDLLIFNGLLAHGVAPNTSADGVRAVQYLSMMPALEEHRRLRESRIDSWRNLTTPDWNGTLVGDLTKHESLRYGPAELTGLGEKLLGLKSWHDEARASWHGEPA; encoded by the coding sequence ATGCCGACGCCAGACCGGTATCTCCATCGAGCGGCCACCGACCGTCCGTACTTCAGCGCGGACGGCGAGGCATACCTGGCCCAGACCCCGCTGCGGGACATCCGAAAGGACCTGCCACTGCGGGTGCTCTCCGCGCAGGACTTCGCCTTCTGGCAGGACTACGGCTACGTGGTGGTCCGGGAGGCGATCCCCACCGACGCGGCCCGGCAACTGCTGGACTTCGCCTGGGAGTTCCAGGGTCTGGACCCGGCGCGCCCGGACACCTGGTACCAGGACCGGCCGTTCCGCGACGAGCTCGACCGCCACTTGCACGTCTACGGCTTCGTCGAGGCCTACCACCACCAGCTGATCTGGGACAGCCGCCAGACCCAGCGGGTCTACGACGCCTTCGTGGACGTCTGGGACTGCGAGGAGCTCTGGGTCACCCTGGACCGGCTCAACCTCAACCCGCCGAACGTCGGGAACCGCGACCGCACGCTGATCGAGCCCACCGACACCGGGTTCGACATCGAACTCCACTGGGACGTGGACACCACCCTCGGTGTGCCGCCACAGCGGGTGCAGGGCATCATCGCCCTGGCCGACAGCGCCCCGGAGCTCGGCGGCTTCCAGTGCGACCCCGAGCTGTTCCACCGCTTCGACCGCTGGAAGCTCGACCAGCCCGCCGACCGGGATCCGATCCGGCCGGCCGTCGACCGTGCCGAGTTCCCGGTGGTGCGGCCCGAGTTGAAGGCCGGCGACCTGCTGATCTTCAACGGCCTGCTGGCGCACGGGGTGGCCCCCAACACCTCTGCGGACGGGGTCCGGGCGGTGCAGTACCTGTCGATGATGCCCGCGCTGGAGGAGCACCGGCGGCTGCGCGAGTCGCGGATCGACTCCTGGCGCAACCTCACCACGCCGGACTGGAACGGGACCCTGGTCGGTGACCTCACCAAGCACGAATCGCTGCGCTACGGCCCCGCCGAGCTCACCGGCCTCGGCGAGAAGCTGCTCGGCCTCAAGTCCTGGCACGACGAGGCCCGGGCGTCCTGGCACGGGGAGCCGGCATGA
- a CDS encoding DUF6271 family protein: MSRICLALPTNRACVPTLAQIAAEARYAAQQFGVKVHLLVLDSAAPAARAAHAAALRELPAVPGVVVHHLDEDAQRAFLQAVIERSGVAKPELVLDLMLPDAVSYGACTNRAFLIAAALGCESVHRRDSDLHYQLLDGAPVLPIGQELAVLGRRAAEAAHAVTVNALDEARADRPVVLAGASFIGELSVDIGEIKQLDPQVYQDVVRLWAADHWTEEEKQQLVEESFRGAGTEPFRADHSVLDVIDMWRLDMCNISLHRQVYERVPLLPARDTIGSDYFLIHLVYDAKLPGVVHNRHIVNFYTSERRTDAGFQAYQLRFAKFQLSMLYLHHIYRRMGELGSGVGGELGGGLGGQLLDERLLVRPALVAGLARESAGLDRAENRHRLAVLGASYRRLGGRYAEFAELLASSGERLLDEAQADIEEFALLTELWGQLVAAARAVGLDRVARHEA, from the coding sequence GTGAGTCGGATCTGTCTGGCGCTGCCCACCAACCGCGCCTGCGTGCCCACCCTCGCCCAGATCGCCGCCGAAGCCCGGTACGCCGCCCAGCAGTTCGGAGTCAAGGTGCACCTGCTGGTGCTGGACTCCGCCGCCCCGGCCGCCCGGGCCGCGCACGCCGCCGCGCTGCGCGAACTGCCCGCGGTGCCCGGAGTGGTGGTGCACCACCTGGACGAGGACGCCCAACGCGCTTTCCTCCAGGCGGTGATCGAGCGCTCCGGGGTGGCCAAGCCGGAGCTGGTGCTGGACCTGATGCTGCCGGACGCCGTCTCCTACGGCGCCTGCACCAACCGCGCGTTCCTGATCGCCGCCGCGCTCGGCTGCGAGTCGGTGCACCGGCGCGACTCCGACCTGCACTACCAACTGCTGGACGGCGCCCCGGTCCTCCCGATCGGCCAGGAGCTGGCCGTCCTCGGCCGGCGGGCCGCCGAGGCGGCCCACGCGGTGACCGTGAACGCACTCGACGAGGCCCGGGCCGACCGCCCGGTGGTGCTGGCCGGCGCCTCCTTCATCGGCGAACTCTCGGTGGACATCGGAGAGATCAAGCAACTGGACCCGCAGGTCTACCAGGACGTGGTGCGACTCTGGGCCGCAGACCACTGGACCGAGGAGGAGAAGCAGCAGCTGGTCGAGGAGTCCTTCCGGGGCGCCGGCACCGAGCCGTTCCGCGCGGACCACAGCGTGCTGGACGTGATCGACATGTGGCGCTTGGACATGTGCAACATCAGCCTGCACCGCCAGGTGTACGAGCGGGTGCCGCTGCTGCCCGCCCGGGACACCATCGGCAGCGACTACTTCCTGATCCACCTGGTGTACGACGCGAAGCTGCCCGGAGTGGTGCACAACAGACACATCGTCAACTTCTACACCTCCGAGCGGCGCACCGATGCCGGCTTCCAGGCATACCAGCTGCGATTCGCCAAGTTCCAGCTGTCGATGCTCTACCTCCACCACATCTACCGCCGGATGGGCGAGCTCGGTAGCGGAGTTGGCGGCGAGCTCGGCGGCGGACTCGGCGGGCAGCTGCTGGACGAACGCCTGCTGGTGCGGCCCGCCCTGGTGGCCGGGCTCGCCCGGGAGAGCGCCGGGCTGGACCGCGCCGAGAACCGCCACCGGCTGGCGGTGCTCGGGGCCTCGTACCGCCGACTGGGCGGCCGGTACGCCGAGTTCGCCGAGCTGCTGGCGAGCAGCGGGGAGCGGCTGCTGGACGAAGCACAGGCCGACATCGAGGAGTTCGCCCTGCTGACCGAGCTCTGGGGGCAACTGGTGGCCGCCGCACGTGCCGTCGGCCTCGATCGGGTTGCCCGCCATGAGGCTTGA
- a CDS encoding GNAT family N-acetyltransferase translates to MLIRPIQDEDWPSIVKLETEAYGPLGLSEDPDALRSRAAGAPEANLVMVADDAVIGYLLALPYPPGRYPDLTRPEPPVRQATNLHVHDLVVASGFRSRSLAERLLDRVTAVARAQGFTRLSGVAVNGAHTRWTRSGFQTCPDVPIPDHYGPGAVYITRPLATEGAR, encoded by the coding sequence GTGCTGATCCGACCGATCCAGGACGAGGACTGGCCGTCCATCGTGAAGTTGGAGACCGAGGCGTACGGCCCACTCGGCCTCTCCGAGGACCCGGACGCGCTGCGCTCCCGGGCGGCCGGAGCCCCGGAGGCCAACCTGGTGATGGTGGCCGACGACGCGGTGATCGGCTACCTGCTGGCACTGCCCTACCCACCGGGCCGCTACCCGGACCTGACCCGGCCCGAGCCGCCCGTGCGGCAGGCCACCAACCTGCACGTCCACGACCTGGTGGTGGCAAGCGGGTTCCGCTCCCGAAGCCTGGCCGAACGCCTGCTCGACCGGGTCACCGCCGTCGCCCGGGCGCAGGGCTTCACCCGACTCTCCGGCGTCGCCGTCAACGGCGCGCACACCCGCTGGACCCGCAGCGGCTTCCAGACCTGCCCCGACGTCCCGATCCCCGACCACTACGGCCCGGGCGCGGTCTACATCACGCGGCCACTGGCAACGGAAGGAGCCCGCTGA
- a CDS encoding MFS transporter, whose product MRVTSYQRSLVSIAALFCFLGFQYASWAARLPAIKTRLGLGSAELGLLLMVCGAGAAVSFPLVAHLMRRLGSRRLALLSGLVLTAVLLALAVVPSYPLALLTAVVDGVAVGCLNVAMNAQGAALEVAHQRAAMARLHAVFSGGSLAGALLASMVNLATGSVPVHFAVAAVLLLALLAASRPALLPDGPQPAEPAAQPVEPAAPEPRRRRIPQPTGITLWMGLAMAFGTVTEGAMNDWSALYLRDVTHAGAESAPLGIAVVAGMMLLARLLADGWRGRWGDAALVRLGSALGGVGLALALLAGGTLPALLGFACMGLGMAAVTPCVYAAAARHGADALALVAAMGTTGLLGGPAAIGFIASGAGLTWALAAVAGSAGIVSLCALRIRFPALREAADGGAPAPEPAV is encoded by the coding sequence ATGCGCGTCACCTCCTATCAGCGCTCCCTGGTGTCGATCGCCGCGCTGTTCTGCTTCCTCGGCTTCCAGTACGCCAGTTGGGCCGCCCGGCTGCCCGCGATCAAGACCCGGCTGGGCCTGGGGTCAGCGGAGCTGGGGCTGCTGCTGATGGTCTGCGGCGCGGGCGCGGCGGTCTCGTTCCCGCTGGTGGCGCACCTGATGCGGCGGCTGGGCTCGCGCCGGCTGGCGCTGCTCTCCGGTCTGGTGCTGACCGCCGTGCTGCTCGCCCTGGCCGTGGTGCCGAGCTACCCTCTGGCGCTGCTGACGGCCGTCGTGGACGGGGTGGCCGTCGGCTGCCTCAACGTGGCGATGAACGCGCAGGGCGCGGCGCTGGAGGTGGCCCACCAGCGCGCCGCGATGGCCAGGCTGCACGCCGTCTTCAGCGGCGGCTCGCTCGCCGGAGCGCTGCTCGCCTCCATGGTGAACCTGGCCACCGGGTCGGTGCCGGTGCACTTCGCGGTGGCGGCGGTGCTGCTGCTGGCACTGCTGGCCGCCTCCCGGCCGGCGCTGCTACCCGACGGCCCGCAGCCCGCCGAACCGGCGGCACAGCCCGTCGAACCGGCGGCGCCCGAACCTCGGCGGCGGCGCATCCCGCAGCCGACCGGGATCACCCTGTGGATGGGCCTGGCGATGGCCTTCGGCACGGTCACCGAAGGTGCGATGAACGACTGGTCGGCGCTCTACCTGCGCGATGTGACCCACGCGGGCGCGGAGTCGGCGCCGCTGGGGATCGCCGTGGTCGCGGGGATGATGCTGCTGGCCCGGCTGCTCGCGGACGGCTGGCGGGGCCGCTGGGGCGATGCGGCACTGGTCCGCCTCGGCAGCGCGCTCGGCGGCGTCGGCCTGGCCCTGGCCCTGCTGGCCGGTGGCACCCTGCCGGCGCTGCTCGGGTTCGCCTGCATGGGCCTGGGCATGGCCGCCGTCACGCCCTGCGTCTACGCGGCGGCCGCCCGCCACGGCGCCGACGCGCTCGCCCTGGTCGCCGCCATGGGCACCACCGGCCTGCTGGGCGGCCCGGCGGCGATCGGCTTCATCGCGAGCGGCGCCGGCCTGACCTGGGCGCTGGCCGCGGTGGCCGGCTCGGCGGGCATCGTCTCGCTCTGCGCCCTCCGGATCCGTTTCCCGGCGCTGCGGGAGGCCGCCGATGGCGGTGCACCGGCTCCGGAGCCAGCCGTCTAG
- a CDS encoding MarR family winged helix-turn-helix transcriptional regulator, producing the protein MTNPTGHEIAEALGLLLRRSTRAGLYAYLTDGLGEAVDDLTYPVLSGLARTGPCSAADLGREVGLDRTTVTRRADRLEQAGLLRRESDPGDRRATLLALTGAGDGIVQAARQRLAARIEDSLADWPPADARAFAHWLRRFVEEGPFTGTGDAAV; encoded by the coding sequence GTGACGAACCCGACAGGACACGAGATCGCTGAAGCCCTGGGCCTGCTGCTGCGGCGCAGCACCCGTGCCGGCCTTTACGCCTACCTGACCGACGGCCTCGGCGAGGCGGTCGACGACCTCACCTACCCGGTGCTCAGCGGTCTGGCGCGGACCGGCCCGTGCAGTGCCGCCGACCTCGGCCGGGAGGTAGGACTCGACCGCACCACCGTCACCCGCCGCGCCGACCGGCTGGAGCAGGCCGGCCTGCTGCGGCGCGAATCCGACCCCGGCGACCGGCGTGCGACCCTGCTCGCGCTCACCGGCGCCGGAGACGGCATCGTGCAGGCCGCTCGGCAGCGCCTGGCAGCCCGCATCGAGGACTCCCTTGCCGACTGGCCGCCGGCGGACGCCCGGGCCTTCGCCCACTGGCTGCGGCGGTTCGTCGAGGAGGGGCCCTTCACGGGCACGGGGGACGCAGCGGTGTGA
- a CDS encoding nuclear transport factor 2 family protein, with protein sequence MSRTDIRTALTDLLLTPGLDLDEAVDRHFAPDYRQRTDGRWDDRGEFLTHIAHLREIVADGSIEVHDELVNGDRYADRHTVTVTKTDGSTVRMEVYLFAELAPDGRFRRIEETTLLLEGADSDRNMGSAR encoded by the coding sequence GTGAGCCGCACCGACATCCGCACCGCCCTCACCGACCTGCTCCTCACCCCGGGACTCGACCTGGACGAGGCCGTCGACCGCCACTTCGCCCCCGACTACCGCCAGCGCACCGACGGCCGCTGGGACGACCGCGGGGAGTTCCTCACCCACATCGCCCACCTGCGCGAGATCGTGGCCGACGGCTCGATCGAGGTGCACGACGAACTCGTGAACGGCGACCGCTACGCCGACCGGCACACCGTCACCGTCACCAAGACCGACGGCTCGACCGTCCGCATGGAGGTCTACCTCTTCGCCGAGCTCGCCCCCGACGGCCGGTTCCGCCGGATCGAGGAGACCACCCTCCTACTCGAAGGCGCCGACAGCGACCGGAACATGGGCAGCGCCCGCTGA
- a CDS encoding DUF2231 domain-containing protein → MYSKVTLAGHPIHPMLVAYPVAAYTGTLVGFAVYASNGQQFWLNFAIAMNIAGVGGALLAALPGFADLWLGVPRKSSAMAIGRVHGGLNVLALALFGISLGLYANHWNGPPRSATPGLALASAGVFCTIGAGYLGWTLVQDFHIGVQLTRDQARDEATVQHLRPLRIHHDKAA, encoded by the coding sequence ATGTACAGCAAGGTCACTCTGGCAGGCCATCCCATCCACCCCATGCTCGTCGCCTACCCGGTGGCCGCTTACACCGGCACCCTGGTGGGCTTCGCCGTTTACGCCTCCAACGGACAGCAGTTCTGGCTCAATTTCGCGATCGCCATGAACATCGCCGGAGTGGGCGGCGCGCTGCTGGCCGCGCTGCCGGGCTTCGCCGACCTGTGGCTGGGCGTGCCGCGCAAGTCGAGCGCCATGGCCATCGGGCGCGTCCACGGGGGCCTCAACGTCCTCGCGCTGGCGCTGTTCGGCATTAGCCTGGGCCTCTACGCCAACCACTGGAACGGCCCGCCGCGGAGCGCCACGCCGGGCCTCGCGCTCGCCTCCGCCGGGGTGTTCTGCACGATCGGCGCCGGCTACCTGGGCTGGACCCTGGTGCAGGACTTCCACATCGGCGTTCAGCTCACCCGTGACCAGGCGCGCGACGAGGCCACGGTCCAACACCTGCGGCCGCTGCGCATCCACCATGACAAGGCCGCCTGA
- a CDS encoding nucleotide exchange factor GrpE, with translation MNHRLPRGPRLAPLPVRAAARGAAVLALSLALTTGAGGLQQSVAATRSGLTASALQFHDQMRKLWEDHITWTRLTIVSFAASLPDLDPTEQRLLQNQVDLGNAIKPYYGDQAGDQLTSLLRQHILGSVDILVAAKAGDTAKEQAAIKAWYANADQIADFLTAANPRFWPSSETHAMMHEHLDLTLKEASDRLKGDFAADIADYDRVHDQILGMADFLSCGIIDQFPERFGS, from the coding sequence ATGAACCACCGACTGCCCCGCGGGCCGCGCCTCGCGCCGCTACCCGTCAGGGCGGCCGCCAGGGGCGCTGCCGTGCTGGCCCTGTCGTTAGCGCTGACCACGGGCGCCGGCGGGCTGCAGCAGAGCGTCGCCGCCACCCGGTCGGGGCTGACCGCCAGCGCGCTGCAGTTCCATGACCAGATGCGCAAGTTGTGGGAGGACCACATCACCTGGACCCGGCTGACCATCGTGAGCTTCGCCGCGAGCCTCCCCGACCTCGATCCGACCGAACAGCGCCTGCTGCAGAACCAGGTGGACCTCGGCAACGCCATCAAGCCCTACTACGGCGACCAGGCGGGCGACCAGCTCACTTCGCTGCTCCGGCAGCACATCCTTGGTTCGGTCGACATCCTGGTCGCGGCGAAGGCCGGCGACACGGCCAAGGAGCAGGCGGCGATCAAGGCCTGGTACGCCAACGCCGACCAGATCGCCGACTTCCTGACTGCGGCCAACCCGCGTTTCTGGCCCTCTAGCGAGACGCACGCCATGATGCACGAGCACCTGGACCTCACCCTGAAGGAGGCGTCGGACCGCCTGAAGGGTGACTTCGCGGCGGACATCGCCGACTACGACCGGGTGCACGACCAGATCCTCGGCATGGCGGACTTCTTGTCCTGCGGGATCATCGACCAGTTCCCCGAGCGGTTCGGCAGCTGA
- a CDS encoding Uma2 family endonuclease has translation MDYARMRAIAEELMAHAPEDVWATEISGDEIIMMMSPANLHELIVYRLAKHVDRQLERSGTGLIAHGGADIEDPESGIKRRPDVMIFPESALESGEAVHPREVTAVVEVVSKSNPENDYEGKMRDYPIMGVPFYLIIDPRTGTGLVLSAPHQTPEGRRYSTRREFTFGRPSGSVSTKSPPPISQPTDRQRSLPGILGAHGTLRRCAAEPDPLADAVARLALVRRCDSRGVRPLHRA, from the coding sequence GTGGACTACGCCCGCATGCGAGCCATCGCAGAAGAGCTCATGGCTCATGCTCCGGAGGATGTCTGGGCCACCGAGATCAGCGGCGACGAGATCATCATGATGATGAGCCCCGCCAACCTGCACGAGCTCATCGTCTACCGCCTCGCCAAGCACGTGGACCGCCAGTTGGAACGCTCGGGCACCGGCCTCATCGCCCACGGCGGAGCGGACATCGAGGACCCGGAATCCGGGATCAAGCGCCGCCCCGACGTAATGATCTTTCCCGAGAGCGCGCTGGAGTCGGGCGAGGCAGTGCACCCGCGTGAGGTGACGGCAGTGGTCGAGGTCGTCTCCAAGTCGAATCCTGAAAACGACTACGAGGGCAAGATGCGCGACTACCCGATAATGGGCGTCCCCTTCTATCTGATCATCGACCCCCGCACGGGCACCGGCCTCGTCCTCTCCGCTCCGCACCAGACGCCGGAAGGCCGCCGCTACAGCACCCGGCGGGAGTTCACCTTCGGGAGACCATCCGGGTCGGTGAGTACGAAGTCGCCACCGCCGATTTCCCAACCTACTGACCGTCAGCGCTCATTGCCGGGCATCCTCGGTGCGCACGGAACGCTACGCCGGTGCGCAGCAGAACCAGACCCGCTTGCCGATGCCGTCGCGCGCCTGGCACTCGTACGGCGCTGCGATTCCCGAGGGGTTCGACCTCTTCATCGGGCTTGA
- a CDS encoding Scr1 family TA system antitoxin-like transcriptional regulator, producing MIPGLLQTEECARSLIQADRPDEDTDEIERRVQLRTARQVILTRASDPTTFDVVLNEAVLRRPIGGDAGMVSQLERLLEASKLPNVRSRWSRSVRAFTSVC from the coding sequence GTGATTCCCGGTCTACTCCAGACCGAGGAGTGTGCGCGGAGCCTCATTCAGGCCGATCGTCCCGACGAGGACACAGACGAGATCGAACGCCGCGTGCAGCTGCGAACTGCTCGGCAAGTGATTCTCACAAGGGCCAGCGACCCGACGACGTTCGATGTCGTCCTCAACGAGGCCGTGCTGCGCCGTCCGATCGGAGGGGACGCTGGCATGGTCAGCCAGCTCGAACGACTCCTGGAGGCCAGCAAGCTGCCCAACGTACGATCAAGGTGGTCCCGTTCAGTGCGGGCCTTCACCTCGGTGTGTTGA
- a CDS encoding SGNH/GDSL hydrolase family protein, translating to MRRSTGWKRRLSAVALAGCTAASVPVGGGIAQAAAPVPTVFFGDSYTSNYGIAPLAETDPAHPRYFCFRAKDNYPAVATRRLADRGIALRVQDDRSCGAATISNFWEEQALLPPLPLSVPPQQEAVTEDTRLVVGSMGGNTLGFARILKQCSQRLRGAEGVLLPGEPVDGNSPAGECRRYFETGDGAKWLNSQLETVGSDLEGMFDRIRFFSGERAKAVLVGYPRLVPENERLCSTPVPGSRELPFADIEPNTLDFLDQVETRLNKVMADSAREHGARFVDLYAVTGGSTACNGQDRGIGGLLEPSEVKLGDAVLPWYAHPNPAAGTSRRSGSRTGSRASSRTSRTDPREPGCSAPQPRRAHGRPL from the coding sequence GTGCGTCGATCAACAGGGTGGAAGCGTCGGCTGTCGGCGGTGGCGCTGGCGGGGTGCACTGCGGCTTCCGTGCCGGTGGGTGGTGGCATCGCCCAGGCGGCGGCGCCGGTGCCGACGGTGTTCTTCGGTGACTCCTACACCTCCAACTACGGCATCGCGCCGCTGGCCGAGACCGACCCGGCCCATCCCCGGTACTTCTGCTTCCGGGCGAAGGACAACTACCCGGCGGTGGCAACGCGCCGGCTCGCCGACCGGGGCATCGCGCTGCGAGTGCAGGACGACCGCTCCTGCGGTGCCGCCACGATCAGCAACTTCTGGGAGGAGCAGGCGCTGTTGCCGCCGCTGCCCCTATCGGTGCCGCCGCAGCAGGAGGCCGTGACGGAGGACACCCGGCTGGTGGTGGGCAGCATGGGCGGGAACACGCTCGGCTTCGCCCGCATCCTCAAGCAGTGCTCGCAGCGGCTGCGGGGCGCGGAAGGGGTGCTGCTCCCCGGCGAACCGGTGGACGGGAACTCCCCGGCCGGCGAGTGTCGCCGGTACTTCGAGACGGGAGACGGAGCGAAGTGGCTGAACTCCCAGCTTGAGACGGTCGGCTCGGATCTGGAGGGGATGTTCGACCGCATCCGGTTCTTCTCCGGTGAGCGGGCCAAGGCGGTCCTGGTGGGCTACCCGAGGCTGGTACCCGAGAACGAGCGCCTGTGCAGCACTCCCGTTCCCGGGTCGCGGGAGCTGCCGTTCGCCGACATCGAGCCGAACACGCTGGACTTCCTCGATCAGGTCGAAACCCGGTTGAACAAGGTCATGGCCGACAGCGCCAGGGAGCACGGCGCCCGCTTCGTCGACCTGTACGCCGTGACCGGTGGCAGCACCGCCTGCAACGGCCAGGACCGGGGCATCGGCGGCCTGTTGGAGCCCTCCGAGGTCAAGCTCGGCGATGCCGTGCTGCCCTGGTACGCCCACCCCAACCCCGCGGCCGGGACATCGAGGCGCAGCGGGTCACGGACCGGATCGCGAGCATCCTCCAGGACCTCCAGGACTGACCCACGGGAGCCGGGCTGCTCAGCGCCGCAGCCCCGCCGCGCGCACGGCCGGCCCTTGTGA
- a CDS encoding MFS transporter yields MTNTQLAPDVATPGAPSVRPALPAAFRRLWAASAVSSLGDGVYFAALPLLAATLTQNPVALGMVASAALLPWLFFGLLGGALVDRWDRRRTMWITDLLRAVLLAIPALAAVLHLLSIPLLVAVAFLLGTGQIFFDSAGSAYLPQLLGRDLELLQQANSRQMGARTVAADFAGPPAGSALFALTRSLPFGLDALSFLASSLLIRTLPAQPPVRRQPQGPSLWAEAKTGAAFLFKDKVLLGLALRPAIGNMAFAGMEAVLVLFAHHQLHLGNVGYGVLLTAQAVGGLLGAALAGRLGKLLGTGRALTTTALLEAAALIGLGLSAGPLPFIPAGLALALLGAAMAATMVLAPSVSQALIPGELAGRVGAARRLMALGAAPVGALLGGWLAQSAGLRAPFLVGALLLASTAVLSVTLASNKRIEAALAAAAGAAGE; encoded by the coding sequence ATGACGAACACTCAACTCGCCCCCGACGTCGCCACCCCCGGGGCTCCCTCCGTCCGGCCCGCGTTGCCCGCCGCCTTCCGCCGCCTCTGGGCGGCCAGCGCGGTCTCCTCCCTCGGTGACGGCGTCTACTTCGCCGCCCTGCCGCTGCTCGCCGCCACCCTGACCCAGAACCCGGTGGCGCTGGGCATGGTCGCCTCGGCCGCGCTGCTGCCCTGGCTCTTCTTCGGCCTGCTCGGCGGTGCGCTGGTGGACCGCTGGGACCGGCGCCGCACCATGTGGATCACCGATCTGCTGCGGGCCGTCCTGCTCGCGATACCCGCGCTGGCCGCCGTGCTGCACCTGCTGAGCATCCCGCTGCTGGTGGCGGTCGCCTTCCTGCTCGGGACCGGGCAGATCTTCTTCGACTCGGCCGGCTCCGCCTACCTGCCGCAACTGCTCGGCCGCGACCTGGAGTTGCTGCAGCAGGCGAACAGCCGGCAGATGGGCGCCCGCACGGTGGCCGCCGACTTCGCCGGACCGCCCGCCGGCAGCGCACTCTTCGCCCTGACCCGCTCGCTGCCGTTCGGGCTGGATGCGCTCTCCTTCCTGGCCAGTTCGCTGCTGATCCGCACCCTGCCCGCCCAGCCGCCGGTGCGGCGGCAACCGCAGGGCCCGTCGCTCTGGGCGGAGGCCAAGACGGGTGCGGCCTTCCTGTTCAAGGACAAGGTGCTGCTCGGCCTGGCGCTGCGGCCGGCCATCGGCAACATGGCCTTCGCCGGCATGGAGGCCGTCCTGGTGCTCTTCGCCCACCACCAGCTGCACCTCGGCAACGTGGGCTACGGTGTGCTGCTGACCGCCCAGGCCGTCGGCGGCCTGCTGGGCGCCGCGCTGGCCGGGCGGCTCGGCAAGCTGCTCGGCACCGGCCGCGCGCTGACCACCACCGCCCTGCTCGAGGCCGCCGCCCTCATCGGGCTCGGCCTCTCCGCCGGCCCCCTGCCGTTCATCCCGGCCGGCCTCGCCCTGGCCCTGCTGGGCGCCGCGATGGCGGCCACCATGGTGCTGGCCCCCTCCGTCTCGCAGGCCCTGATCCCGGGTGAGCTGGCCGGCCGGGTGGGTGCCGCCCGCCGCCTGATGGCCCTCGGCGCGGCCCCCGTCGGCGCTCTGCTCGGCGGCTGGCTGGCCCAGAGCGCCGGCCTGCGGGCGCCGTTCCTGGTGGGGGCGCTGCTGCTGGCCTCCACGGCGGTGCTGTCGGTGACGCTGGCCAGCAACAAGCGCATCGAGGCGGCGCTGGCTGCGGCGGCGGGGGCCGCGGGGGAGTAG